One window of the Rhodococcus sovatensis genome contains the following:
- a CDS encoding 5-dehydro-4-deoxyglucarate dehydratase, which translates to MLDGVLFFPVTPFTATGDVDYELLAAHVAKGVDAGPGGVFIACGTGEFHALEAEEFGKIVRTAVDVVAGRVPVYAGAGGSVAQAKAFARSAKINGADGILLLPPYLVTMPQAGLVAYTKAVADSTDLPLIVYNRGNARFTEASAVEVAQFPTVVGFKDGTGDLDQVGRIVRAVLDALEPSGKPFQFFNGLPTAEVSQQAYHAIGVTLYSSATFAFAPELALAFYQSIQTGNEKLTAALLREFFHPLVRLRDQVPGYAVALIKAGVTMEGIEAGPVRPPLVDISASHLDELTQIVAAGRAVLANELAVH; encoded by the coding sequence ATGCTCGACGGAGTCCTCTTCTTCCCTGTCACCCCGTTCACCGCCACCGGTGACGTCGATTACGAATTGCTCGCCGCCCACGTCGCCAAGGGTGTGGACGCCGGCCCCGGTGGAGTCTTCATTGCCTGCGGCACCGGTGAATTCCACGCCCTCGAAGCCGAAGAGTTCGGCAAGATCGTGCGCACCGCGGTGGACGTCGTCGCAGGCCGCGTTCCGGTCTACGCAGGCGCAGGCGGATCCGTGGCTCAGGCAAAGGCATTCGCCCGCAGCGCCAAGATCAACGGCGCTGACGGCATCCTCCTGCTCCCGCCGTACCTGGTGACGATGCCGCAGGCCGGTCTTGTTGCCTACACCAAGGCAGTTGCAGACTCGACCGATCTGCCTCTCATCGTCTACAACCGCGGCAACGCGCGCTTCACCGAGGCATCGGCCGTCGAGGTTGCTCAGTTCCCGACGGTCGTCGGATTCAAGGACGGCACAGGCGATCTTGACCAGGTCGGCCGCATCGTTCGTGCAGTCCTCGACGCGCTGGAGCCGTCGGGCAAGCCTTTCCAATTCTTCAACGGATTGCCGACCGCCGAGGTCTCGCAGCAGGCCTACCACGCAATCGGCGTGACGCTGTATTCGTCCGCAACGTTCGCATTCGCGCCCGAACTGGCCCTCGCCTTCTACCAGTCGATCCAGACCGGAAACGAAAAGCTCACTGCTGCACTGCTTCGCGAGTTCTTCCACCCGCTCGTCCGGCTGCGTGACCAGGTTCCCGGGTACGCCGTCGCGCTCATCAAGGCGGGCGTCACGATGGAAGGCATCGAAGCAGGACCGGTCCGTCCTCCGCTGGTCGACATCAGCGCATCACACCTGGACGAGCTCACCCAGATCGTCGCAGCCGGCCGCGCAGTACTCGCGAACGAGCTCGCGGTTCACTGA
- a CDS encoding aldehyde dehydrogenase (NADP(+)), which yields MTASLTQSTELTGKMIIAGKAVQGSGTAVRGIDPSTGKTLEPAYNHGDLTDVDAAASAASAAFGDYRATTSETRAQFLDAIADNIAALGDTLIQRAVAESGLPVGRITGEVGRTTGQLRLFASVLREGSWNGARIDPALPDRAPLPRADIRQRKVALGPVAVFGASNFPLAFSVAGGDTASALAAGCPVIVKAHDAHPGTSELVGRAISDAVVSTGMPSGTFSLLYGSGRTLGTALVTDPRVKAVGFTGSRSGGTALVAAAAGRREPIPVYAEMSSINPVFVLDKALETRGADLGRAFVASLTLGSGQFCTNPGLVIAVDGAGLDSFVDAARVAVSETAPTTMLTPNIASSYAEGVDKLSKSATEVARGTETDAPNACRAALFVTDADTFLTSEVEQEEVFGASSLIVKCTDAQQVRDVASLLEGQLTATIHVDDDDHAEAGKLLSVLELKAGRILFDGWPTGVEVGHAMVHGGPFPATSNSATTSVGSLAIERFLRPVAYQDVPTALLPSAIADGNPDKIWRRIDGQLTQD from the coding sequence ATGACAGCATCGTTGACGCAGTCCACCGAGTTGACCGGCAAGATGATCATTGCGGGCAAGGCGGTGCAGGGCTCCGGAACCGCAGTACGCGGCATCGATCCGAGCACCGGTAAGACACTCGAACCCGCGTACAACCACGGCGATCTCACCGATGTCGACGCCGCTGCTTCGGCCGCCTCGGCCGCCTTCGGCGACTACCGCGCCACCACGTCCGAGACCCGCGCACAGTTTCTCGACGCCATCGCCGACAACATTGCGGCCCTCGGTGACACGTTGATCCAGCGAGCCGTCGCCGAATCCGGCCTGCCCGTCGGCCGCATCACCGGCGAAGTCGGACGTACCACCGGTCAGCTCCGGCTGTTCGCATCCGTTCTCCGCGAGGGAAGTTGGAACGGCGCGCGTATCGATCCGGCCCTACCGGACCGCGCGCCACTGCCCCGAGCCGACATCCGCCAGCGCAAGGTTGCGCTCGGACCGGTCGCCGTCTTCGGCGCCAGCAACTTCCCACTCGCGTTCTCCGTCGCGGGTGGCGATACCGCATCGGCGCTCGCCGCAGGCTGCCCCGTCATCGTCAAGGCGCACGATGCACACCCCGGAACTTCGGAACTCGTCGGCCGCGCCATTTCCGACGCCGTTGTCTCCACCGGAATGCCGTCGGGAACCTTCTCGCTGCTCTACGGCTCGGGCCGCACCCTCGGCACCGCACTGGTCACCGATCCACGCGTCAAGGCAGTCGGATTCACCGGATCACGTTCGGGTGGAACCGCTCTCGTCGCAGCTGCCGCCGGACGCCGCGAGCCCATCCCGGTCTACGCGGAGATGAGTTCGATCAACCCGGTGTTCGTTCTCGACAAGGCTCTCGAGACCCGCGGCGCAGATCTCGGACGCGCGTTCGTAGCGTCCTTGACGCTCGGATCGGGCCAGTTCTGCACCAACCCGGGCCTCGTCATTGCGGTCGACGGCGCCGGCCTGGATTCGTTCGTCGACGCAGCCCGAGTCGCAGTGTCCGAGACCGCGCCGACGACGATGCTCACCCCGAACATCGCCTCCAGCTACGCCGAGGGCGTGGACAAGCTCTCGAAGTCCGCTACCGAGGTTGCCCGCGGTACAGAGACAGATGCACCGAATGCGTGCCGTGCAGCGCTTTTCGTCACCGACGCCGACACCTTCCTCACCTCCGAGGTGGAGCAGGAAGAGGTCTTCGGTGCGTCGTCGCTGATCGTCAAGTGCACAGATGCACAACAGGTTCGCGACGTCGCCTCGCTCCTCGAAGGTCAGCTGACCGCAACCATCCACGTCGACGACGACGATCACGCCGAAGCAGGCAAGCTTCTGTCGGTTCTCGAACTCAAAGCTGGGCGCATCCTGTTCGACGGCTGGCCCACTGGCGTCGAGGTCGGCCATGCAATGGTTCACGGCGGACCGTTCCCCGCGACATCCAATTCGGCTACCACCTCCGTAGGCTCTCTCGCGATCGAGCGCTTCCTGCGGCCCGTTGCATACCAGGATGTCCCGACGGCATTGTTGCCCTCCGCAATCGCCGACGGCAATCCGGACAAGATCTGGCGCCGCATCGACGGCCAACTCACCCAAGACTGA
- a CDS encoding ABC transporter substrate-binding protein encodes MTILTATMPVTDDLNRRNFGAAAGLALASLLTACATDSDDAPAPNDATRTLSTPMGDVVVPAQPTRIVSLDAYVGLQTLDELGVPVVATGTLGGGIRTLVGETSQQLPSIGVTALGDVQLEAIAAAAPDLIVGRQPIGEPFYSELSTIAPTVLIPFTYWRDQYIDVADAVGRKDDASQSFVGLDGRIAALRADVAQAWPDGLRLSVVRVSDTSGDVRSYNTLAASSTFLYADILSGAGISPTADTAPGADPTKVNVAVSSENLPMIDADVIVYYVGAGGQADAGDDVEQSLLSSPLWSTLSAVAGGRAHRVDSAPWFDGYNLAAASAVIDDLRHILL; translated from the coding sequence ATGACCATCCTCACCGCCACCATGCCCGTCACCGACGATCTGAATCGCAGGAACTTCGGTGCCGCGGCCGGACTCGCGCTGGCCTCGCTACTCACCGCGTGCGCAACCGACAGCGACGACGCACCCGCACCGAACGACGCGACACGGACCCTCTCGACGCCCATGGGGGACGTCGTCGTCCCGGCACAGCCGACACGAATCGTCAGCCTCGACGCCTACGTCGGTTTGCAGACACTCGACGAACTCGGCGTTCCCGTCGTCGCGACCGGCACCTTGGGCGGAGGCATCCGCACGCTTGTGGGCGAGACATCTCAGCAATTGCCGTCCATCGGAGTCACCGCCCTCGGCGACGTGCAACTCGAGGCCATCGCGGCGGCAGCGCCCGATCTGATCGTCGGCCGTCAGCCTATCGGTGAGCCGTTCTACTCCGAACTGTCGACGATCGCGCCCACCGTGCTGATCCCGTTCACGTATTGGCGCGACCAATACATCGACGTTGCCGACGCGGTTGGCCGAAAGGACGATGCTTCGCAGTCGTTCGTCGGGCTCGACGGCCGCATCGCCGCCCTGCGAGCCGATGTCGCTCAGGCATGGCCGGACGGGCTCCGATTGTCCGTGGTACGCGTGTCGGACACCTCGGGAGACGTTCGGTCGTACAACACACTCGCAGCGTCGTCGACGTTCCTGTACGCGGACATTCTGTCCGGCGCAGGGATCTCCCCGACGGCCGACACCGCGCCCGGCGCAGACCCGACCAAAGTCAACGTCGCGGTCAGCTCGGAGAACCTTCCGATGATCGACGCCGACGTCATCGTCTACTACGTCGGAGCCGGTGGTCAGGCCGACGCGGGGGACGACGTGGAACAGTCGCTGCTGTCGAGTCCACTGTGGTCGACGCTGTCCGCGGTTGCCGGAGGCCGTGCCCACAGGGTCGATTCGGCGCCGTGGTTCGACGGGTACAACCTCGCGGCGGCGTCTGCGGTCATCGATGACCTGAGGCACATCCTGCTGTAG
- a CDS encoding siderophore-interacting protein, with amino-acid sequence MPPIAPSEPRTFDAVTLSSWHVTPSMIRVRLGGAGLSEFASTGVPDERLRLIFDDDVVRSYTVRHFDPVGPHLDIDFVVHDGGVAADWAMHTQPGDSIRVSEARGWYRPPADTEWQLLVADMTGLPALTRALEELPHGARAHVIASIPGREDEQHVSTEATVTYRWTDEHELLDAVRSFERPSGIGYLWAATEASDARAIRKLYHRELGWTPDRFEIKGYWRRNKEAWQQRFAEVREHIDFVRDRALTDGLSGHELTQVVDAALEESGL; translated from the coding sequence ATGCCCCCGATCGCCCCGTCGGAACCGAGGACGTTCGACGCCGTCACCCTGTCGTCGTGGCATGTGACGCCCTCCATGATCCGCGTCCGTCTCGGCGGCGCCGGCCTGTCCGAGTTCGCGAGCACGGGCGTGCCCGACGAAAGACTTCGATTGATCTTCGACGACGACGTCGTGCGCAGCTACACCGTCCGACACTTCGATCCGGTGGGCCCGCACCTCGACATCGACTTCGTCGTGCACGACGGCGGAGTCGCCGCGGACTGGGCAATGCACACGCAGCCCGGTGATTCGATTCGCGTGTCCGAGGCCCGCGGATGGTATCGGCCGCCGGCCGACACCGAGTGGCAGTTACTGGTTGCCGATATGACCGGATTACCTGCGCTCACCCGCGCCCTCGAGGAACTCCCCCATGGCGCTCGCGCACACGTCATCGCGTCGATTCCGGGCCGAGAGGACGAACAGCACGTCTCGACCGAAGCCACCGTCACGTACCGATGGACGGACGAGCACGAGTTGCTCGATGCAGTTCGTTCCTTCGAAAGACCGAGCGGTATCGGCTACCTGTGGGCTGCAACCGAGGCATCCGATGCACGAGCGATCCGGAAGCTCTACCACCGCGAGTTGGGTTGGACACCGGACCGATTCGAGATCAAGGGCTACTGGAGGCGCAACAAGGAAGCCTGGCAACAACGGTTCGCCGAGGTTCGCGAGCACATCGATTTCGTCCGTGACCGCGCACTCACCGACGGTCTCAGCGGACACGAACTGACGCAGGTCGTCGACGCCGCCCTCGAAGAATCCGGCCTCTGA
- a CDS encoding enolase C-terminal domain-like protein gives MNARNTSTPVVTEMRVVPIAGHDGMLLNLSGAHAPYFTRNLVVLTDSNGHVGVGEVPGGEPIRKTLDDARPLVEGASIGKYNAILASMKSAFADRDSSGRGAQTFDLRIAVHAVTAVESALLDLLGQHLGVSVAALLGDGQQREKVQALGYLFFVGDAGKTDLAYRTPADEAAGSDEWSRIRHSVALTPDAVVRLAEAAQARYGFQDFKLKGGVLPAAEEAAAVTALAERFPDARITLDPNGGWLLKDAIETCRGLRDVLAYAEDPVGPEGGFSGREVMAEFKRATGLPTATNMIATDWREMGHTIRSGAVDIPLADPHFWTMNGSVRVAQLCDAWGLTWGSHSNNHFDVSLAMFTHVAAAAPGNITAIDTHWIWQDGQRVTKEPFEIEGGFLTVPDKPGLGVELDWDRVDAAHELYQREGLGARDDSIGMQYLIDGWAFDSKRPALVR, from the coding sequence ATGAACGCGCGTAACACCTCCACCCCCGTCGTCACCGAGATGCGGGTTGTTCCCATTGCGGGCCACGACGGCATGCTGCTCAACCTCAGTGGAGCGCACGCCCCGTACTTCACCAGGAACCTCGTTGTTCTCACCGACTCGAACGGCCATGTCGGTGTCGGGGAAGTTCCGGGCGGAGAGCCGATCAGGAAAACCCTCGACGATGCTCGGCCGCTGGTCGAGGGCGCGAGCATCGGTAAGTACAACGCGATCTTGGCGTCGATGAAGTCGGCGTTCGCCGATCGCGATTCCAGTGGCCGCGGTGCGCAGACGTTCGACCTGCGTATCGCTGTTCATGCGGTCACCGCCGTGGAATCGGCTTTGCTGGACTTGCTCGGTCAGCACCTCGGCGTCAGTGTTGCTGCATTGCTCGGTGACGGGCAGCAGCGCGAGAAGGTTCAGGCGCTCGGTTACCTCTTCTTCGTCGGCGATGCAGGCAAGACGGATCTGGCGTACCGCACACCTGCGGACGAGGCCGCAGGCTCCGACGAGTGGTCACGCATCCGTCACTCCGTGGCGCTGACTCCCGACGCCGTCGTGCGCCTCGCCGAAGCCGCGCAAGCCCGCTACGGATTTCAGGACTTCAAGCTCAAGGGCGGTGTGCTCCCGGCGGCGGAGGAGGCTGCGGCCGTGACGGCACTGGCCGAGCGATTCCCGGACGCGCGAATCACGTTGGATCCCAACGGCGGATGGCTTCTGAAGGACGCGATCGAGACCTGCCGCGGTTTGCGCGATGTGCTGGCCTACGCCGAGGACCCGGTGGGGCCCGAAGGCGGTTTCTCCGGCCGCGAAGTGATGGCGGAGTTCAAGCGCGCGACGGGATTGCCGACCGCCACCAATATGATCGCCACCGACTGGCGGGAGATGGGCCATACCATTCGCTCCGGCGCCGTCGACATTCCGTTGGCAGACCCGCACTTCTGGACGATGAACGGTTCCGTGCGTGTTGCGCAGCTGTGCGACGCCTGGGGACTGACGTGGGGATCGCATTCCAACAACCATTTCGACGTCTCACTCGCTATGTTCACTCACGTCGCAGCTGCTGCGCCGGGGAACATCACCGCTATCGACACGCATTGGATCTGGCAGGACGGCCAGCGAGTGACCAAGGAGCCCTTCGAGATCGAAGGGGGATTCCTGACGGTCCCCGACAAGCCCGGCCTCGGAGTCGAACTGGATTGGGACCGCGTCGACGCTGCACACGAGCTGTATCAGCGTGAGGGCCTCGGCGCACGCGACGACTCCATCGGAATGCAGTATCTGATCGATGGATGGGCCTTCGACAGCAAGCGCCCAGCGCTCGTGCGATGA
- a CDS encoding 2-hydroxyacid dehydrogenase, which produces MKVVVGDRNVLPHRAEFEKALPDRAEVVWVVPFDESRAIAELADADVYVGGKFSAAMGAAAPALKMVHVAGAGTDNVERSGLGPDVQVCNTFHHEQSIAEYIVSATVMLRRKILAQDRALRTGVFQTSVYDPSIAQPLSLNGSRVGFVGFGHIGQRAWRLFEAFGAHGAAVTGSGNASSDSLEWSADASWLGTLMDWADIVVVSAPLTDKTRGMIGADELGRLGRDGIVVNVGRGPLVQEQALFDALSRNVIAAAAIDVWYQYPGADGVGQPSTLPFADLENILMTPHSSGVTHHTFVGRVADMAANIGRLSG; this is translated from the coding sequence ATGAAGGTTGTCGTCGGCGATCGGAATGTACTGCCGCACCGGGCCGAGTTCGAGAAGGCGTTGCCGGATCGAGCCGAGGTTGTGTGGGTCGTCCCTTTCGATGAATCCAGAGCTATCGCCGAATTGGCCGATGCCGACGTGTACGTCGGAGGCAAGTTCAGCGCGGCGATGGGCGCCGCCGCTCCTGCATTGAAGATGGTGCACGTCGCAGGGGCCGGAACGGACAATGTCGAACGGTCGGGTCTCGGACCGGATGTGCAGGTGTGCAACACCTTCCATCACGAGCAGTCGATCGCGGAGTACATCGTCTCGGCCACCGTCATGCTCCGTCGTAAAATCTTGGCGCAGGATCGTGCGCTGCGGACCGGGGTGTTCCAGACGTCGGTCTACGACCCGTCCATCGCGCAACCGTTGTCGCTCAACGGCTCCCGGGTGGGATTCGTCGGATTCGGGCACATCGGTCAGCGGGCGTGGAGGCTCTTCGAAGCCTTCGGAGCCCACGGTGCGGCCGTCACCGGCAGCGGCAATGCGTCGTCGGACAGTCTCGAGTGGAGCGCTGACGCGTCGTGGCTCGGAACCTTGATGGACTGGGCCGACATCGTCGTGGTGTCTGCACCGCTGACCGACAAGACGCGCGGGATGATCGGTGCAGACGAGCTGGGAAGGCTCGGACGTGACGGCATTGTTGTCAACGTGGGCCGGGGGCCGCTGGTTCAGGAGCAGGCGCTGTTCGATGCGTTGTCTCGAAACGTAATTGCGGCGGCCGCCATCGACGTCTGGTACCAGTACCCCGGTGCCGATGGTGTCGGCCAGCCGAGCACACTGCCGTTCGCGGACCTGGAGAACATCCTGATGACGCCGCATTCCTCGGGCGTCACCCACCACACCTTCGTCGGGCGGGTCGCGGATATGGCGGCAAACATTGGGCGGCTCTCCGGCTGA
- a CDS encoding IclR family transcriptional regulator, which produces MVNDVKAVTPGSSGHSAGSTPGSSGHSAGSTPGSSGHSAGSTPDTQPVKSAERTIHILETLAASPTRMSLGELQEACKYPRSSLHALLRTLKDLRWIEADESGSRYGIGTHALLTGTSYLDKDSVVGRAAAVLEALRSDVRHTVHFARRDEDHVIYLASRGSKLEVRRMHRVGRKLPTHVTALGQALLAELTTDEVTRLLPKTLERYTDDTIVDRDALIAELAEVRRRGWSLEQEQGTVGVVCIATVVPYRIPATDALSVSMPAEVASYPGELERIAGVLTTHADAWARELRTEGVR; this is translated from the coding sequence ATGGTGAACGACGTCAAAGCGGTTACTCCCGGATCTTCTGGTCATTCCGCAGGCTCCACTCCCGGATCTTCTGGTCATTCCGCAGGCTCCACTCCCGGATCTTCTGGTCATTCCGCAGGCTCCACTCCCGACACCCAGCCGGTGAAGTCTGCCGAACGGACCATCCACATCCTCGAGACGCTGGCGGCCTCGCCGACGCGGATGAGTCTGGGTGAGCTGCAGGAGGCGTGCAAGTACCCCCGATCGTCCTTGCACGCGCTCCTGCGCACCCTGAAGGACCTGCGGTGGATCGAGGCCGACGAGTCGGGTTCGCGCTACGGCATCGGCACTCACGCCCTGTTGACCGGCACGTCGTATCTGGACAAGGATTCCGTGGTCGGGCGCGCCGCGGCGGTGCTCGAAGCGCTTCGCTCGGACGTTCGCCACACCGTTCACTTCGCGCGGCGCGACGAGGACCACGTCATCTACCTCGCCAGCCGAGGGTCGAAGCTGGAAGTCCGCCGAATGCACCGCGTCGGCCGCAAGTTGCCCACCCATGTCACCGCGCTGGGTCAGGCGTTGCTCGCGGAGCTCACCACCGACGAAGTCACCCGGCTCCTTCCGAAGACTCTGGAGCGGTACACCGACGACACCATCGTCGACCGCGACGCGCTCATTGCCGAACTCGCCGAGGTCCGCAGGCGCGGATGGTCACTCGAACAGGAACAGGGCACGGTCGGCGTCGTCTGCATCGCCACCGTCGTGCCGTACCGGATCCCCGCCACCGATGCGCTCAGCGTGTCCATGCCGGCGGAGGTGGCGTCGTATCCCGGAGAACTGGAGCGTATCGCCGGCGTCCTGACCACACACGCCGACGCCTGGGCTCGCGAACTCCGGACCGAAGGAGTGCGGTAG
- a CDS encoding enolase C-terminal domain-like protein, with product MSSVITEVAVQVFKTEARTAVDSYGHRHPGPSIQTTQAVLRITDSDGVSGYALGKANYLRQDQVEQSFRAVLIGTDPLAREAIEKKFAIRQRTKAVELPEHTLSYIDQALWDLAGNKFDTPVWKLLGAARSEVKAYASTMCGDETPGGLSSPEDYAAFAVELKARGYQGIKLHTWMPPLPGAPDVHRDIDACAAVRDAVGPGFSLMLDGYHWYSRTQALTLGRELDRLKFDWIEEPMDEFSLRSYKWLADQIDTPVIGPETTPGRHRSRSEWIVNEACDILRVGAMNGGGITPALKTVHMADGFGLDCEIHGNGAPNLALVGGAPNIQWYERGLLHPHTDYDWVPPHVKSIVDPIDENGIVRMPDRPGLGEEIDFEYISANLVQEY from the coding sequence ATGTCCAGCGTCATCACGGAAGTTGCCGTGCAGGTGTTCAAGACGGAGGCGCGCACTGCGGTCGACTCGTACGGACATCGTCATCCAGGGCCATCGATACAGACGACGCAGGCCGTGCTCCGTATCACCGATTCCGACGGAGTCAGCGGGTATGCACTCGGCAAGGCGAATTACCTTCGTCAGGATCAGGTGGAGCAGTCGTTCCGCGCAGTCCTGATCGGCACCGATCCATTGGCCCGCGAGGCGATCGAGAAGAAGTTCGCCATCCGGCAGCGCACCAAGGCCGTCGAACTGCCCGAGCACACGCTCAGCTACATCGACCAGGCCCTGTGGGACCTGGCGGGCAACAAGTTCGACACCCCGGTGTGGAAGTTGCTGGGCGCTGCGCGTTCGGAAGTGAAGGCCTATGCGAGCACGATGTGCGGTGACGAGACCCCGGGCGGACTGTCCTCACCCGAGGACTACGCGGCCTTCGCCGTCGAACTGAAGGCCCGCGGCTACCAGGGCATCAAACTGCACACCTGGATGCCGCCGCTGCCAGGGGCTCCCGACGTCCACCGCGACATCGACGCCTGTGCTGCGGTGCGCGACGCCGTCGGACCCGGTTTTTCTCTGATGCTCGACGGTTATCACTGGTATTCGCGTACCCAGGCTCTCACGCTCGGCCGTGAACTCGATCGACTGAAGTTCGACTGGATCGAAGAGCCGATGGACGAGTTCTCGCTGCGCTCGTACAAGTGGCTCGCCGACCAGATCGACACGCCTGTCATCGGGCCGGAGACCACACCGGGCAGGCACAGGTCGCGCTCGGAGTGGATCGTCAACGAAGCCTGCGACATTCTGCGGGTCGGCGCGATGAACGGGGGCGGCATCACGCCTGCTCTCAAGACCGTGCACATGGCAGACGGGTTCGGGCTCGACTGCGAGATCCACGGCAACGGTGCCCCCAACCTCGCACTCGTCGGCGGCGCGCCCAATATCCAGTGGTACGAGCGGGGCCTGTTGCACCCCCACACGGACTACGACTGGGTTCCGCCACACGTGAAATCCATCGTCGATCCCATCGACGAGAACGGCATCGTGCGCATGCCCGACCGCCCTGGCCTGGGAGAAGAGATAGATTTCGAGTACATCTCCGCCAACCTCGTTCAGGAATACTGA
- a CDS encoding sugar ABC transporter substrate-binding protein — protein sequence MRNTHLTRRTLLIGAVAALVLAGCSSETSLLDGALGDPNSGTLTFWDNNAGPDRTPLYEELIRRFETANPGIDIEYVGLPSDSAQQKYQTALAGGSAPDLGIVSTAYLSPLVAQNAVIPLDDFLAASPRKDEYDPKIIESAKESGGGDILYGLPFTSNNATLWYRADWFDEAGLQPPDTWDEFYEAADELTDKSAGRYGFTIRGGAGSIYPLLQHMFATTGIENFFDGSESTLNRPEMVEAIERFAALYDVDTPTADVNNGFPQMVASFGGGSVAMMQHNLGSLSNHKKALGDKVGAVALPLADNGVRTVMTDPFPSYTVFKSSQHQAAAWKFLEFMTSPESQAYWNENVGQIPVNTVARSAPSFQAMPSVQAAQAALDDPKTVLVTPPDYLPDFGKIVQVQMLGQWQKVLIGQLSAQDFADDFAEKLNRSKAKYDARQGK from the coding sequence ATGAGAAACACACACCTGACCCGTCGGACGTTGCTCATCGGTGCCGTCGCTGCGCTCGTTCTCGCTGGGTGCAGCTCGGAGACCTCCTTGCTCGACGGCGCACTCGGCGATCCGAACAGCGGAACCCTCACCTTCTGGGACAACAATGCCGGCCCCGACCGAACACCGCTGTACGAAGAGCTGATTCGCCGCTTCGAGACCGCAAACCCCGGTATCGACATCGAGTACGTCGGACTTCCCTCGGACAGTGCTCAGCAGAAGTACCAGACGGCGCTTGCCGGTGGATCGGCCCCCGACCTCGGCATCGTGTCGACGGCGTATCTTTCCCCGCTCGTCGCGCAGAATGCAGTGATTCCATTGGACGACTTCCTCGCTGCGTCACCGAGGAAGGACGAGTACGACCCGAAGATCATCGAGTCCGCCAAGGAATCCGGCGGCGGCGATATTCTGTACGGCCTGCCGTTTACCAGTAACAACGCCACGCTCTGGTACCGCGCAGACTGGTTCGACGAAGCCGGACTCCAGCCTCCCGACACCTGGGACGAGTTCTACGAGGCCGCAGACGAACTCACCGACAAGTCCGCCGGCCGCTACGGCTTCACCATCCGCGGCGGCGCCGGTTCGATCTACCCACTGCTGCAGCATATGTTCGCCACCACGGGCATCGAGAACTTCTTCGACGGCAGCGAGTCGACGCTCAACCGTCCGGAGATGGTAGAGGCCATCGAGCGATTCGCAGCACTCTACGACGTCGACACACCCACTGCGGACGTCAACAACGGCTTTCCTCAGATGGTGGCCAGCTTCGGCGGCGGGTCGGTTGCAATGATGCAGCACAACCTCGGATCTCTCAGCAATCACAAGAAAGCACTCGGCGACAAGGTCGGTGCGGTTGCGCTCCCACTGGCGGACAACGGCGTTCGCACGGTGATGACGGACCCGTTCCCGTCGTACACCGTCTTCAAATCCAGCCAGCACCAAGCTGCGGCGTGGAAGTTCCTCGAGTTCATGACGTCTCCGGAGTCGCAGGCGTACTGGAACGAGAACGTCGGACAGATTCCGGTCAACACTGTCGCTCGTTCGGCGCCGTCGTTCCAGGCGATGCCGTCGGTGCAGGCAGCGCAGGCTGCACTCGACGATCCGAAGACCGTTCTCGTGACGCCGCCGGACTACTTGCCCGACTTCGGCAAGATCGTCCAGGTTCAGATGCTCGGCCAGTGGCAGAAGGTGCTCATCGGTCAGCTCAGCGCCCAGGATTTCGCCGACGACTTCGCCGAGAAGCTCAACCGCAGCAAGGCCAAATACGATGCCCGTCAGGGCAAATAG